One genomic region from Paracoccus pantotrophus encodes:
- a CDS encoding phage tail tape measure C-terminal domain-containing protein, whose translation MAEKRVSVRLAAVGGRQVRAELEGVGEAGARGFGRLSREMEAANARLAAFSRRVRVAAAAAVAAAAAAGVAMIRSGLQTVDAQAKLAQSLGTTVASIQTLERAGELAGVSMSGIEQATKDLTRRLSQAAAGSGPAADALDRLGLSANDLIALPLDQRVGAINAAIENFVPAAERAAVAGQLFGEEGSIAMSRIDTATLRKATEDVLAFGVVVSEQDADQIERTNDAFSRLGLIWRGLSNQLAVAAAPALEAIANAMAAIASRTGPLGIAIRGLFDNIGRLTTYAVTFATFLAGRWVAGLAAAALSVRGFATALVVLRGALIRTGIGALIVGVGELIYQLSQFVARVGGVGEAFRLLSDLASEVWSRIGLALDAALARMAAGWQGLRAAALSALDGTVAGVVGFGDRTVAIFQGAYDGAVAIWGSLPGTIGDFTYQAANGLIGGVEAMLNGVVTRINSFIETLNAALALLPEWAVGEGGVRIGTLDAVDLSRIDNPFEGAATAAGTAAADAFSDALARTYIAPPDLGLGAMADDARARADAYREAAGMLTDAATRPLAAWQALKDAVTGSGTEAGTALTDAATSADALAAGLDDTAAAANGAGGAARDAGTAAGDGAERALTGWQAVTAALSDYASRAREIGGDIGQSLVSAFQSAEDAVGEFVKTGKLNFRDLVTSLIADLAKLAARRFILGPIANALSGALGGAGGIFANILHAGGIVGSSGPSRMVPAMAFAAAPRMHSGGAVGLRHDEVPAILQRGERVLSRRDAQSYGTGGGIYVTIMARDAESFRQSRTQVAADIARAVSLGRRGM comes from the coding sequence ATGGCTGAAAAACGCGTCAGCGTCCGCCTAGCGGCGGTCGGTGGTCGGCAGGTGCGCGCCGAACTGGAAGGCGTCGGCGAAGCCGGTGCCCGAGGCTTCGGTCGGCTCAGCCGGGAGATGGAGGCGGCCAACGCCCGGCTCGCCGCCTTCTCGCGCCGGGTGCGTGTGGCCGCCGCAGCTGCCGTGGCAGCGGCTGCCGCCGCTGGCGTGGCGATGATCCGGTCGGGCCTCCAGACCGTCGATGCGCAGGCGAAACTCGCGCAGTCGCTCGGCACCACCGTCGCCTCGATACAGACCCTGGAACGCGCGGGCGAGCTGGCGGGCGTGTCCATGTCCGGGATCGAGCAGGCCACCAAGGACCTGACCCGCCGTCTCAGCCAGGCGGCCGCCGGGAGCGGTCCCGCGGCCGACGCGCTCGACCGGCTGGGTCTTTCGGCCAACGACCTGATCGCGCTGCCGCTGGACCAGCGCGTCGGCGCGATCAACGCCGCCATCGAGAATTTCGTGCCTGCCGCCGAGCGTGCTGCCGTCGCGGGTCAGCTTTTTGGCGAGGAAGGCTCCATCGCCATGTCGCGCATCGACACCGCGACACTGCGCAAGGCGACCGAGGACGTGCTTGCCTTCGGCGTCGTCGTTTCCGAACAGGACGCCGACCAGATCGAGCGCACGAACGATGCCTTCTCCCGGCTTGGGCTGATCTGGCGGGGGCTGTCGAACCAGCTTGCCGTCGCCGCGGCACCCGCGCTCGAGGCGATCGCAAACGCCATGGCCGCCATTGCCAGCCGTACCGGTCCGCTCGGCATCGCAATCCGAGGGCTTTTCGACAACATCGGCCGCCTGACCACCTATGCCGTGACCTTCGCGACCTTCCTCGCGGGCCGCTGGGTCGCCGGGCTGGCCGCCGCCGCGCTGTCGGTGCGTGGGTTCGCCACCGCGCTCGTCGTCCTGCGCGGGGCGCTGATTCGCACCGGCATCGGTGCGCTGATCGTCGGTGTGGGCGAGCTGATCTATCAGCTGTCCCAATTCGTCGCCCGCGTGGGCGGGGTCGGCGAAGCCTTCCGGCTGCTCTCCGATCTGGCCTCCGAGGTCTGGTCGCGCATCGGGCTCGCGCTCGATGCCGCGCTGGCCCGCATGGCGGCCGGGTGGCAGGGGCTAAGGGCCGCCGCGCTCTCGGCGCTCGACGGCACCGTCGCGGGCGTTGTGGGGTTCGGCGACCGCACTGTGGCAATCTTCCAGGGCGCGTATGACGGTGCGGTGGCGATCTGGGGCAGCCTGCCGGGCACCATCGGCGACTTCACCTACCAGGCCGCAAACGGGCTGATCGGCGGGGTCGAGGCGATGCTGAACGGCGTCGTCACGCGCATCAACAGCTTTATCGAAACGCTGAACGCCGCGCTGGCCCTGCTGCCCGAATGGGCGGTCGGCGAAGGCGGCGTGCGGATCGGCACGCTCGACGCAGTGGACCTGAGCCGGATCGACAACCCATTCGAGGGGGCCGCGACGGCGGCCGGTACGGCAGCGGCCGATGCGTTCTCAGACGCGCTCGCCCGGACCTATATCGCACCGCCCGATCTCGGGCTCGGTGCCATGGCGGATGACGCGCGTGCCCGGGCCGATGCCTATCGCGAGGCTGCGGGTATGCTGACCGATGCCGCGACCCGGCCGCTTGCCGCCTGGCAGGCGCTGAAGGATGCCGTGACCGGGTCCGGCACGGAAGCTGGGACCGCGCTGACAGATGCCGCGACCTCCGCCGATGCACTGGCGGCCGGGCTCGACGACACCGCTGCCGCGGCCAATGGCGCCGGAGGTGCTGCCCGCGATGCCGGAACCGCTGCTGGAGACGGGGCGGAGCGCGCGCTGACCGGATGGCAGGCCGTGACGGCGGCGCTCTCGGACTATGCCAGCCGGGCTCGGGAGATTGGCGGCGATATCGGCCAGAGCCTCGTCAGCGCCTTCCAGTCGGCCGAGGACGCGGTGGGAGAGTTCGTGAAGACCGGCAAGCTGAACTTCCGCGATCTGGTGACCTCGCTCATCGCCGATCTCGCCAAGCTCGCGGCGCGGCGGTTCATCCTCGGTCCCATCGCCAACGCGCTCTCGGGCGCGCTTGGCGGCGCGGGCGGGATCTTCGCCAATATCCTGCACGCAGGCGGCATCGTCGGATCGTCCGGCCCCTCGCGCATGGTCCCGGCCATGGCCTTCGCCGCCGCACCCCGGATGCATTCGGGCGGTGCGGTGGGGCTTCGCCATGATGAGGTGCCTGCGATCCTGCAGCGCGGCGAACGCGTGCTCTCCCGGCGAGATGCGCAGAGCTACGGCACGGGCGGTGGGATCTACGTCACCATCATGGCCCGCGACGCCGAGAGTTTCCGGCAATCCCGCACGCAGGTCGCGGCCGACATCGCCCGGGCGGTCTCGCTCGGGCGCCGGGGGATGTAA
- a CDS encoding ATP-binding protein produces MTTPIESIAGLVIGAVESVSPDEIRILLELDAPQATALNTGTPAAFPRLNGYVLIPNEAGATVAYISWIGIERSPYPKRSGLKDFGLIDLPFPLRKMCVSPVGTLTSRRDRASKQTVYELSRGVAAFPSVGDQVLMPTPEQVEAIVGAKESDRRVRIGTSALASSAEIKVDPDKLFGRHLAVLGNTGSGKSCTVAGLLRWSLDAGAKAMSDAGRKGHPNARFIVLDPNGEYAKAFADRKDQLRLFRVPPVVGSERELDVPAWLWSGHEWTAVAYAQPGAQRPLLLRGIRELKSGHHEDVPREATIKRHLLVSSGRITAMLNMGSTAFAGAVGPRFDCARLLGGIGEDSAHFAASVDDPAMTLLQTLSATITEIVDSRRSGPTYFNDFLVSDLESARDAIAVVTDALPDIVGAAAAISEDAPVPFDVSLLAEHLDHLAAEQGGNFAAFISTLGLRIRSMLADQRLGSVIGKAPPTSFEEWLKSYIGDDGARNGPLAVVDLSLVPSEVVHVVVAVLARVIFESLQRYRRLHAEGLSLPTVLVLEEAHTFIRRGKDDDGPASSPNQLCREIFERIAREGRKFGLGLVLSSQRPSELSPTVLAQCNTFILHRIVNDSDQNLVARLVPDNVGGLLRDLPSLPSKQAILLGWATPIPVLVEIDELAKEHQPQSADPDFWDVWTGANKREVDWHQIAGHWTAPIEGDAQSMEPPTASTEGAVPMDNSSSPDLDDEIPF; encoded by the coding sequence ATGACCACGCCCATAGAGTCCATTGCTGGCTTGGTTATCGGCGCGGTTGAGTCTGTCTCGCCTGATGAAATCCGCATCCTGCTCGAATTGGATGCACCCCAGGCAACGGCGCTGAACACAGGAACACCTGCCGCATTTCCTCGCCTCAATGGCTATGTCCTTATTCCTAACGAGGCCGGCGCGACGGTCGCCTACATATCATGGATCGGGATAGAGCGGTCGCCCTATCCCAAACGGTCGGGCTTGAAAGATTTCGGTCTGATCGACCTCCCGTTTCCACTGCGAAAGATGTGCGTCTCGCCTGTCGGTACACTCACGTCTCGGCGGGACCGAGCATCGAAGCAGACAGTGTATGAACTGTCGCGCGGCGTCGCCGCGTTTCCGTCAGTGGGCGATCAGGTACTCATGCCGACGCCTGAACAGGTCGAGGCTATCGTTGGTGCGAAGGAGTCGGATCGGCGTGTCCGTATCGGGACTTCGGCCCTTGCATCGAGCGCCGAGATCAAGGTCGATCCCGACAAGCTGTTCGGCAGACATCTCGCCGTGCTCGGCAACACGGGCAGCGGCAAGTCCTGTACGGTTGCCGGGCTGCTCCGCTGGTCGCTCGACGCGGGAGCAAAAGCGATGAGTGACGCGGGCCGAAAAGGCCATCCGAACGCGCGCTTCATCGTTCTTGATCCCAATGGCGAATATGCCAAAGCCTTTGCGGATCGAAAAGATCAGCTCCGTCTGTTCCGAGTCCCACCAGTCGTTGGATCTGAAAGAGAACTGGATGTTCCGGCATGGCTTTGGAGCGGCCATGAATGGACTGCCGTTGCCTATGCCCAGCCGGGCGCTCAACGTCCGCTTCTGTTGCGCGGGATACGAGAACTGAAGAGCGGCCATCATGAAGATGTACCGCGAGAAGCCACCATCAAGCGGCATCTGCTTGTTTCAAGTGGCCGCATTACCGCTATGCTCAATATGGGAAGCACCGCCTTCGCCGGAGCGGTCGGTCCCCGGTTTGATTGCGCGCGCTTGCTGGGCGGCATCGGCGAGGATTCCGCGCATTTTGCGGCATCGGTCGACGACCCAGCGATGACGCTGCTGCAAACGCTTTCTGCAACAATCACTGAGATTGTTGACTCCCGGCGATCGGGACCGACCTATTTCAATGACTTCTTGGTCAGCGATCTTGAGTCGGCCCGTGACGCCATCGCTGTTGTTACAGACGCCCTACCGGATATTGTCGGCGCAGCCGCCGCAATCAGTGAAGACGCTCCTGTTCCCTTCGATGTCTCACTGCTTGCCGAACATCTGGATCATCTGGCTGCCGAGCAAGGCGGAAATTTCGCAGCATTCATTAGCACGCTTGGCCTTCGTATTCGCAGCATGCTCGCGGATCAACGGCTTGGAAGCGTCATTGGGAAGGCACCGCCAACCAGTTTTGAGGAATGGCTAAAAAGTTACATCGGTGATGACGGCGCACGCAATGGCCCACTAGCTGTCGTCGACCTCTCCTTGGTCCCCTCCGAGGTCGTGCATGTCGTTGTGGCCGTGCTGGCGCGGGTGATTTTTGAATCTCTGCAACGCTATCGGCGGCTCCATGCAGAGGGGCTATCACTGCCCACAGTCCTCGTGCTGGAAGAAGCGCACACATTCATTCGACGCGGCAAGGACGACGATGGCCCAGCGTCCAGTCCTAACCAGCTCTGCCGGGAAATTTTCGAGCGCATTGCCCGCGAGGGTCGCAAATTCGGCCTAGGTCTGGTGCTGTCGTCGCAGCGACCATCAGAGCTTTCGCCGACCGTTCTGGCTCAGTGCAACACCTTCATTCTCCATCGTATAGTCAACGATTCCGACCAAAACCTTGTCGCGCGTCTTGTACCAGACAACGTGGGTGGGTTACTGCGCGATCTACCCAGCTTGCCATCAAAACAGGCGATCCTGCTGGGATGGGCGACGCCTATTCCCGTGCTGGTCGAGATCGACGAGTTGGCAAAGGAGCATCAGCCCCAATCTGCCGACCCTGATTTTTGGGATGTTTGGACAGGTGCCAACAAGCGCGAAGTTGATTGGCATCAGATCGCCGGGCACTGGACAGCCCCTATCGAAGGTGACGCTCAAAGTATGGAACCGCCAACAGCATCTACCGAGGGTGCGGTTCCCATGGACAATTCCAGTTCTCCCGATCTGGATGACGAAATTCCTTTCTGA
- a CDS encoding IS5-like element ISPso2 family transposase (programmed frameshift), translating into MSDLFWLTDAQMARLAPFFPRSHGKPRVDDRRVLSGIIFINRNGLRWRDAPASYGPHKTLYSRWKRWSEKGIFARMMAGLAAEHGEKTTVMIDATYLKAHRTATSMAAKKGGRGRLIGRTKGGMNTKLHAICDSQGRPIDLFVTAGQVSDYIGARALLSGLPNVKWLLGDRGYDADWFREALQDKGIRACIPGRKKRKTPIKYDKRRYKRRNRIEIMFGRLKDWRRVATRYDRCPKVFLSAIALAALVIYWL; encoded by the exons ATGAGCGATCTCTTCTGGCTGACCGACGCGCAGATGGCGCGCCTGGCTCCCTTCTTTCCCAGGTCGCACGGGAAGCCCCGGGTTGATGACAGACGGGTGCTGAGCGGGATTATTTTCATCAATCGCAATGGCTTGCGTTGGCGCGATGCGCCCGCCTCGTATGGCCCACATAAGACGCTCTACAGCCGGTGGAAGCGTTGGAGCGAAAAGGGCATCTTCGCGCGGATGATGGCCGGGCTGGCGGCGGAACACGGCGAGAAAACGACCGTGATGATCGACGCAACATACCTCAAGGCCCATCGAACGGCGACCAGCATGGCCGCCA AAAAAGGGGGGCGTGGTCGCCTGATCGGTCGAACCAAAGGCGGTATGAACACCAAGCTGCACGCCATCTGCGACAGTCAGGGGCGACCGATCGACCTGTTCGTCACCGCTGGACAGGTCAGCGATTATATCGGCGCTCGGGCCCTGCTGAGTGGTCTGCCAAACGTCAAATGGCTACTCGGGGATCGTGGCTATGACGCTGACTGGTTCAGAGAAGCGTTGCAGGACAAGGGGATACGTGCCTGCATCCCAGGCCGGAAGAAACGCAAGACGCCGATCAAATACGATAAGCGGAGATACAAGCGGCGTAACCGCATCGAGATCATGTTCGGCAGGCTCAAGGACTGGAGGCGCGTCGCGACCCGCTATGACCGATGCCCCAAGGTGTTCCTCTCAGCCATCGCCCTCGCGGCTCTCGTCATCTATTGGTTATGA
- a CDS encoding AAA family ATPase, whose product MQLKSFRVRNFRSINDSGEVDVSRITALLGRNESGKSNVLRALHSLNPADGFKALNPIKDFPRHRKLSECNDHTPVVDSTWQLSEYEQRRLAEIWPAAEGVTEVTVGRRYGDKRYVGIDAPEATFDLAAIKADARKIDAAVKAKASKLPDDAKAELKRASDAFVAAIGAGATAVKWASTATSALAALRQALAAADTELTDAQDQKIVALEEMAEAIPGNEEAHTKARNWIIERLPKFMYLEDYPEIEGHQDISQFLKRKTEAQQTAADINFEKLCKVAGLSPEKLHELSQSNGQETRGQLANRAGAVVTTAIRKRWKDRELKVRFNLDAHHFDTLISDPNSTYDVEVNLDERSRGFQWFFAFYIVFAADTEDGDADGAILLLDEPGLYLHARSQADLLRHLEDDFSNQIVYTTHSPFMVPTHQLDWVRTVNIAEDDGTTVSNDPNGDARTLFPLQAALGYDLAQSLFVGPNNLVVEGVTDFWILSAVSAYLNDQGKVGLDERLTITPAGGAQKVHYMVALLTSERLKVLVLFDEEKDAKATRDDLVKGKLIRSDNVVFASEAFETPPAESDIEDILDPAVYEALVRETYAKELKGKKLELNTHIPRIARRFEAAFEALSIGFHKTRPTRLFLQKMADDPSSVLPAAIESRFERLFKAINSALEKHLSR is encoded by the coding sequence ATGCAGCTCAAGTCTTTTCGCGTAAGGAATTTTCGATCCATCAACGATAGCGGTGAAGTTGATGTTTCTCGTATTACGGCGTTACTAGGTCGAAACGAGAGCGGCAAGTCGAACGTCTTGCGGGCGCTTCATAGTCTAAACCCAGCAGACGGCTTCAAGGCGCTCAATCCCATCAAGGATTTTCCGAGACATCGTAAGCTTTCAGAATGCAACGACCACACCCCGGTTGTCGACTCCACATGGCAATTGAGCGAGTACGAACAGCGCCGCCTAGCTGAGATTTGGCCGGCCGCTGAAGGCGTGACTGAAGTCACAGTTGGCCGTCGATATGGTGACAAGCGTTATGTTGGCATCGACGCACCAGAAGCGACTTTCGATCTAGCCGCGATCAAGGCCGACGCGCGTAAGATTGACGCGGCGGTGAAGGCGAAAGCGTCGAAGTTGCCGGACGATGCAAAGGCCGAGTTGAAGCGTGCTTCAGACGCATTCGTTGCCGCTATCGGTGCCGGAGCTACCGCCGTAAAATGGGCCTCAACGGCAACCTCGGCGCTTGCCGCGCTTCGGCAGGCGCTTGCAGCGGCCGATACTGAGCTTACCGACGCCCAAGACCAGAAAATCGTCGCGCTGGAAGAAATGGCCGAAGCCATCCCCGGAAACGAGGAAGCGCACACAAAGGCTCGCAACTGGATTATCGAACGCCTACCGAAGTTCATGTATCTTGAAGACTATCCAGAAATAGAAGGCCATCAAGATATTTCTCAATTCCTCAAACGTAAGACCGAAGCACAGCAGACCGCGGCCGACATAAACTTTGAAAAGCTTTGCAAGGTCGCTGGTCTTAGCCCTGAAAAGCTCCACGAACTGTCGCAAAGCAACGGCCAAGAGACGCGCGGACAGTTGGCTAACCGCGCTGGTGCCGTCGTCACGACCGCTATTCGCAAGCGGTGGAAAGACCGCGAACTAAAGGTTCGCTTCAATCTAGATGCGCACCATTTCGATACGCTGATCTCCGACCCAAACAGCACATATGATGTTGAGGTGAACCTTGACGAACGGAGCCGTGGGTTTCAATGGTTCTTCGCGTTCTACATTGTGTTCGCGGCAGACACGGAAGACGGGGATGCGGACGGCGCGATTTTGCTTCTGGATGAACCCGGCCTATATCTTCACGCGAGGTCACAGGCCGATTTGCTTCGCCACCTAGAAGACGATTTCTCCAACCAAATCGTCTACACAACGCATTCGCCGTTCATGGTCCCAACGCACCAGTTGGATTGGGTGCGGACGGTTAACATCGCCGAAGACGACGGCACGACCGTCTCCAACGACCCGAATGGAGACGCCCGCACATTGTTTCCTCTGCAAGCTGCGCTTGGATACGACCTTGCCCAAAGCCTGTTCGTCGGGCCGAACAACTTGGTCGTTGAGGGCGTCACCGATTTTTGGATTCTGTCGGCAGTTTCTGCGTATCTGAACGACCAAGGTAAAGTCGGCCTTGATGAACGGCTGACCATAACGCCAGCCGGAGGCGCGCAAAAAGTCCACTACATGGTAGCGCTGCTAACGTCGGAACGACTGAAGGTCTTGGTTCTCTTTGATGAGGAAAAAGACGCGAAGGCAACACGAGACGATTTGGTCAAGGGCAAACTTATCCGGTCCGATAACGTAGTGTTCGCCAGCGAAGCCTTTGAAACACCACCCGCTGAATCTGATATTGAAGATATATTGGACCCGGCGGTTTACGAAGCCCTTGTGCGCGAAACTTATGCAAAGGAACTGAAGGGCAAGAAGTTAGAGCTTAATACCCATATTCCTCGCATAGCCCGTCGCTTCGAAGCGGCATTCGAAGCGCTCTCGATTGGCTTTCATAAAACACGACCGACAAGGCTGTTCCTGCAAAAAATGGCGGACGACCCGTCATCGGTCTTGCCAGCGGCAATTGAAAGTCGGTTCGAACGCTTGTTCAAAGCGATTAACAGTGCTCTCGAAAAACACCTTTCAAGGTAG
- a CDS encoding DNA -binding domain-containing protein translates to MRVPVELDPGVDDEAPTGDTITVYDERHFVTYLRLLDAKAEGADWKEVARIVLHRDPVADKLRTRRCWQSHLERAQWLSREGYRKILEQAASRVRIHNQ, encoded by the coding sequence ATGCGGGTTCCCGTCGAACTCGATCCCGGTGTGGATGATGAAGCGCCGACCGGCGATACCATAACCGTCTATGACGAACGGCATTTCGTGACCTATCTTCGGCTGCTCGACGCCAAGGCCGAGGGGGCGGACTGGAAGGAAGTCGCGCGGATCGTGCTGCACCGTGATCCGGTCGCCGATAAACTTCGCACCCGCCGTTGCTGGCAAAGCCATCTCGAACGCGCGCAATGGCTATCGCGTGAGGGCTATCGGAAGATTCTGGAACAGGCGGCGTCTAGGGTCAGGATTCATAACCAATAG
- a CDS encoding SIR2 family protein, whose product MNLDDGHAYRVGSHSESWSDLPAGDDELDKFIASARKRIEPWLSAVFQAEHLNLLIGSGFTTAVGYIAGVNATSMGKVVFGSEFDKQIDDFSANEAARMGRGSANIEDQFRAALSVYEGLKIINPAKAATLKSAMDVQLRNFLESLLKTEAGLISGDPAKRVIAEGAVQSFLLSFASRAASRERLHVFTTNYDRLIEHGCDLAGLRIIDRFVGALTPVFRSARVEVDVHYNPPGIRGEPRFMEGVIRLTKLHGSLDWLFSTTERKILRKGIPFGAPTDHTDLPKNPVDTVMIYPNPAKDVETTQYPYAELFRDFAAATCRPNAVVVTYGYGFGDDHINRVLLDMLTIPSTHLVVLAYSADDRLKGFLSRIREAQVSLLIGPHFGDLTTLIENYLPKPTLDYITGRMTELLKHRPPEHPSAPDAAAAAAAATDEFDELLGGGTTA is encoded by the coding sequence ATGAATCTGGATGACGGGCATGCGTATCGCGTCGGGAGCCATTCCGAATCATGGAGCGATCTGCCTGCGGGTGACGACGAGCTAGATAAATTCATCGCGTCAGCGCGAAAGCGGATCGAACCTTGGTTATCCGCTGTTTTTCAGGCCGAACATTTGAATCTTTTGATAGGTAGCGGCTTCACGACCGCCGTGGGATATATAGCCGGAGTCAATGCCACAAGCATGGGGAAGGTTGTATTCGGGAGCGAGTTCGACAAGCAGATCGACGACTTCTCTGCGAATGAGGCGGCACGCATGGGGCGTGGTTCGGCCAATATCGAGGATCAGTTCCGGGCAGCCCTTTCGGTTTATGAGGGGTTGAAGATCATCAATCCGGCTAAAGCCGCCACCCTTAAATCCGCGATGGATGTACAACTCCGTAATTTCCTTGAATCACTTCTCAAAACTGAAGCCGGGCTGATCAGCGGCGATCCGGCAAAGCGAGTCATTGCAGAAGGGGCAGTTCAGTCGTTCCTACTCAGCTTCGCCAGTCGCGCGGCTTCGCGCGAGAGGCTTCATGTCTTCACTACGAACTACGACAGGTTGATTGAGCACGGTTGCGACCTCGCCGGGCTTCGTATTATCGACCGTTTTGTTGGAGCGCTCACGCCTGTTTTCCGGTCAGCCCGCGTCGAGGTTGATGTGCATTACAACCCGCCGGGCATTCGCGGGGAACCACGCTTCATGGAAGGCGTCATCCGCCTGACCAAACTTCATGGTTCTCTCGACTGGCTATTCAGCACGACAGAACGGAAGATTTTGCGGAAGGGCATACCCTTTGGTGCCCCTACCGATCACACCGATCTGCCCAAAAACCCGGTCGATACGGTGATGATCTATCCGAACCCGGCGAAGGATGTCGAAACGACACAGTATCCGTACGCTGAGTTGTTTCGTGATTTTGCCGCCGCAACGTGCAGGCCCAACGCGGTTGTCGTCACTTACGGCTATGGCTTCGGGGACGATCACATCAACCGCGTGTTGCTCGACATGCTGACGATCCCATCAACCCATCTCGTGGTGCTCGCCTACTCGGCGGATGACCGCTTGAAAGGCTTTCTTTCACGGATTCGCGAGGCGCAGGTATCGCTGTTGATCGGTCCCCATTTCGGCGATCTCACAACATTGATTGAAAACTATCTCCCGAAACCAACGCTTGATTACATCACCGGGCGCATGACCGAACTCTTGAAGCACCGCCCGCCAGAGCATCCGTCCGCACCAGACGCTGCTGCTGCTGCTGCTGCGGCCACCGATGAGTTCGACGAATTGTTAGGCGGCGGAACAACAGCATGA
- a CDS encoding DUF7697 family protein produces MIGWDMSAALALGDALGVRPLAAAELLPIIEAAMVAKLNEQMERPNG; encoded by the coding sequence GTGATCGGCTGGGATATGTCGGCGGCGCTCGCCCTTGGCGACGCCCTCGGCGTGCGGCCGCTCGCTGCGGCCGAACTGCTGCCCATCATCGAAGCGGCGATGGTGGCCAAACTCAACGAACAGATGGAACGCCCCAATGGCTGA